One Kryptolebias marmoratus isolate JLee-2015 linkage group LG21, ASM164957v2, whole genome shotgun sequence DNA segment encodes these proteins:
- the LOC108228353 gene encoding V-set domain-containing T-cell activation inhibitor 1 isoform X2 yields the protein MSRVNCAVVLLILTFLTFCEEDTEVSRGLESCNQSNTDVDIEWMNATTRKQARVQTIIIPQEEDRIPNDSHLDEGEPTWSIILSFYSITVQLLSELQLYNIISFIIGFIINVSGNAGYPIQQNHLCDRRRGSTFTQRVSDVKVSCIFMESCILPCSFKSSSKDLIRWVKKEKHDLRVHFFNDNQDQLMEQHQNFKNRTSLFRDQLSNGNASLLLTEVKIQDEGAYSCYTNTLHGNKELYIHLTVDAPVTNVNIDQVGNRITCSSEGIYPKPELTWSTSPPINTTLQNQTTVLQNEQKLYNISSSLTASDDYANLIYICTVRACKNKKTTTFKKTEVLLGGQEAAGGAAAAVVLVLCWVLYNKKIKGNNKQTNEAAC from the exons ATGAGCCGGGTCAACTGTGCTGTGGTTCTGCTGATTCTGACGTTCCTGACTTTCTGTGAAGAAG atacCGAGGTGTCCCGTGGTCTGGAGAGCTGTAATCAGAGCAACACAGATGTTGACATCGAGTGGATGAACGCAACAACCAGAAAACAAG ctcGCGTCCAAACAATCATCATTCctcaggaagaagacaggaTTCCCAACGACTCTCATTTGGATGAAGGTGAACCCACCTGGTCCATCATTCTGTCTTTCTACAGCATCACTGTCCAGCTGCTGTCTGAGCTCCAGCTCTACAACATCATCAGCTTCATCATCGGCTTCATCATCAACGTGTCAGGCAATGCTGGTTACCCCATCCAACAAAACCATCTGTGTGACAGGCGGAGGGGAAGCACTTTTACACAAAGGG TTTCAGACGTTAAAGTGTCGTGTATCTTCATGGAGAGCTGCATCTTACCGTGCAGCTTCAAGAGCAGCAGTAAAGACCTCATCCGGTGggtgaaaaaggaaaagcacGACCTTCGTGTCCACTTCTTTAATGACAACCAGGACCAGCTGATGGAACAGCAccagaactttaaaaacaggacGTCACTGTTCAGAGATCAGCTCTCCAATGGAAACGCCTCCCTGCTGCTGACAGAGGTGAAGATTCAAGACGAGGGAGCGTATAGTTGTTACACCAACACCCTTCATGGAAACAAGGAGTTATATATCCACCTCACCGTGGACG ctCCAGTCACTAACGTGAACATCGATCAGGTAGGAAACAGGatcacctgcagctcagaggggATCTACCCTAAACCTGAGCTCACCTGGTCCACCAGCCCTCCCATCAACACGACTCTACAGAACCAAACCACAGTCCTGCAGAATGAGCAGAAGCTTTATAACATCAGCAGCTCTCTGACAGCTTCAGACGATTACGCTAATCTGATCTACATCTGCACCGTCAGAGcctgcaaaaacaagaagaccacaacttttaaaaaaacag AGGTGTTGCTCGGCGGTCAggaggcagcaggaggagcgGCGGCTGCAGTTGTGCTTGTTTTATGCTGGGTGCTGtacaacaaaaagataaaag gaaacaacaaacaaacaaatgaagccGCTTGCTAG
- the LOC108228353 gene encoding V-set domain-containing T-cell activation inhibitor 1 isoform X1, which produces MSRVNCAVVLLILTFLTFCEEDTEVSRGLESCNQSNTDVDIEWMNATTRKQARVQTIIIPQEEDRIPNDSHLDEGEPTWSIILSFYSITVQLLSELQLYNIISFIIGFIINVSGNAGYPIQQNHLCDRRRGSTFTQRVSDVKVSCIFMESCILPCSFKSSSKDLIRWVKKEKHDLRVHFFNDNQDQLMEQHQNFKNRTSLFRDQLSNGNASLLLTEVKIQDEGAYSCYTNTLHGNKELYIHLTVDAPVTNVNIDQVGNRITCSSEGIYPKPELTWSTSPPINTTLQNQTTVLQNEQKLYNISSSLTASDDYANLIYICTVRACKNKKTTTFKKTGEHLGAERIDLGRNRADLISSRWQVGHRSITESYRDKQPCTFAPDVNLESPVNQTCMFLDCGRKLENL; this is translated from the exons ATGAGCCGGGTCAACTGTGCTGTGGTTCTGCTGATTCTGACGTTCCTGACTTTCTGTGAAGAAG atacCGAGGTGTCCCGTGGTCTGGAGAGCTGTAATCAGAGCAACACAGATGTTGACATCGAGTGGATGAACGCAACAACCAGAAAACAAG ctcGCGTCCAAACAATCATCATTCctcaggaagaagacaggaTTCCCAACGACTCTCATTTGGATGAAGGTGAACCCACCTGGTCCATCATTCTGTCTTTCTACAGCATCACTGTCCAGCTGCTGTCTGAGCTCCAGCTCTACAACATCATCAGCTTCATCATCGGCTTCATCATCAACGTGTCAGGCAATGCTGGTTACCCCATCCAACAAAACCATCTGTGTGACAGGCGGAGGGGAAGCACTTTTACACAAAGGG TTTCAGACGTTAAAGTGTCGTGTATCTTCATGGAGAGCTGCATCTTACCGTGCAGCTTCAAGAGCAGCAGTAAAGACCTCATCCGGTGggtgaaaaaggaaaagcacGACCTTCGTGTCCACTTCTTTAATGACAACCAGGACCAGCTGATGGAACAGCAccagaactttaaaaacaggacGTCACTGTTCAGAGATCAGCTCTCCAATGGAAACGCCTCCCTGCTGCTGACAGAGGTGAAGATTCAAGACGAGGGAGCGTATAGTTGTTACACCAACACCCTTCATGGAAACAAGGAGTTATATATCCACCTCACCGTGGACG ctCCAGTCACTAACGTGAACATCGATCAGGTAGGAAACAGGatcacctgcagctcagaggggATCTACCCTAAACCTGAGCTCACCTGGTCCACCAGCCCTCCCATCAACACGACTCTACAGAACCAAACCACAGTCCTGCAGAATGAGCAGAAGCTTTATAACATCAGCAGCTCTCTGACAGCTTCAGACGATTACGCTAATCTGATCTACATCTGCACCGTCAGAGcctgcaaaaacaagaagaccacaacttttaaaaaaacaggtgaGCACCTGGGAGCTGAGAGGATCGATTTAGGTAGAAATCGGGCAGATCTTATTTCCAGCAGGTGGCAGGTGGGTCATCGGTCCATCACAGAGTcatacagagacaaacaaccatgcaCGTTCGCACCTGACGTCAACTTAGAGTCTCCAGTTAatcaaacatgcatgtttttggattgtgggaggaaactggagaacctATAG